TCGAATGGTAAGTTGAATTTTAGTCattgtaattatttgttaGATTTATTAagcataatataaatatacataaaatattaataatataaatttatatttaggGGTTTCATGGCTGAAATGACATTTTATGTAAGACAACTTGAAAGAAGTATGTTTtcaaagtaatatatataattgatatcTAAGTCAATATCTATTCATAACAAAAAAGttcttaaaaatgaatttcagaTATTACTGGTCGTGAGACTGGTTCAAATAAGCAAACTGCATCAAAAAGTTGTGCCTTGTCTCTTGTTCGACAGTTGTATCATCTTGGTGTTATTGAGCCATTTAGTGgaactttgaaaaaaaataaagaagcagAACAAATAAAACCATATCCAGTTAAAATTTCACCAGATTTGATAAATCAGATATATGATGTTCTGAATGATCTGGATATAAAACCAATTCCAGTGAACTTATATCAggtgatttatattatttactaatattaaCATTACTATTACAAatctacattatttttattaaataaattaagctatgatttttataatattaatttgtattatagaaatataaaaaggaagaaagtgaTTCATCTAATGTTTCGTTCTCATTATTAACAAATCAAGTGTTAgatgattttatttcatcAGCACCACAACCAGCTGGAGTAGTAAGTTGGTCTCCTCCACAACAAAATTGGAATCCATGGACTGGTTGCAATATTGACGAGGGACCATTAGCCTTAATGTCTTTAGAACAGCTGTCAGAGGATTTATTACATGAACAACGAGAAAGATTGCAAGAAGATGAGGGACTTCAAAAAAGTATTAAGGAAAGATCTTATTTACCAGTTTTTTTAATgaagaatgaaataatgaatgctattaatgaaaatcctataattattattcgagGAAATACAGGTTGTGGTAAAACAACTCAAGTATGTCAGTTTATTTTAGATGACTACATTGCATCAGGTCAAGGTGCATGTTGTAGTATCGCTATTACGCAACCTAGAAGAATATCTGCTGTGTCTGTAGCTGATCGAGTTGCTTTAGAAAGATGCGAACATTTAGGACTATCTGTTGGATATTCTGTAAGATTTGAATCTTATTTGCCAAGACCTTACGGCAGTATAATGTTTTGTACTGTTGGCGtacttttaagaaaattagaaGGTGGCTTAAGGGGTGTATCGCATGTTATTGTTGATGAAATTCATGAACGAGATGTTAATTCTGATTTTATTATGGTTGTACTTCGTGATATGATTCATATGTATCCAGATTTGCGAATTATTCTAATGTCTGCTACGATCGACACTACGTTATTCAGTAATTACTTCAATAATTGTCCGGTAATAGAAATACCTGGAAGATCGTATCCAGTACAACAATATTTCTTAGAAGATTGTAtacaattaacaaattttgtacCACCTTTGgattcgaagaaacgaaaaagtcGGGATACAGATGATTTACCAATTGAAGGAGAAccagaagaaaatttgaataaaattattgacgCGCAGTACTCTATGCGAACGAAGAATGTCATGGCGCAACTTAATGAAAAGGAGATAAACTTTGAACTCATAGAAGCTCTACTAAGATACATTAAGACACAAAGTATTTCTGGCGCTATACTAATATTTTTACCTGGTTGGAACTTAATATTCGCattaatgaaacatttacAGCAACACCCTGTTTATGGAGGATCAAGTTACATGATTATACCATTGCATTCACAATTACCAAGAGAAGATCAACATAAAGTTTTCGAACCTGTAGTGCcagaaataacgaaaattattttagcaaCAAATATTGCCGAGACCTCAATCACAATTAACGATGTAGTTTATGTAATAGATTCTTGCAAAGCTAAAATGAAGCTTTTTACTTCTCATAATAATATGACAAACTATGCTACTGTTTGGGCTAGTAAGACAAACTTAGAACAAAGAAAGGGTCGAGCAGGCCGTGTTAGACCAGGGTATTGTTTCCATCTATGTTCTAAAGCGAGATACAATAAAATGGACGAACATATGACACCCGAAATGTTTAGGACACCTTTACACGAACTAGCATtgagtattaaattattaagattAGGAAGTATTGGAAAGTTCTTGTCAAAAGCAATTGAACCACCACCAATAGATGCTGTAATCGAAGCAGAGGTCATATTACGCGGTACGTTTTCTCCATTAAacattatcaaatataaatatttgtcacattattgtttaaaactatcttttgttttataattgcaatttatttcagAGATGAAATGTTTGgatgaaaataatgaattaacgCCTCTTGGAAAAATATTGGCTCGATTACCAATAGAACCACGTTTGGGTAAAATGATGATCTTAGGTTGTATATTTTGTGTGGGTGATGCACTTTCAACAATGGCTGCGAATAGTACAACATTTCTAGAAGTGTATAATATGGGACCTGATCTGAGACGGTTATCTGCACAACAAAAATCATTTGCTGGTGCAAGGTATAGCGATCATGTAGCAATGTTACATGCTTTCCAATCGTGGGAAGAAGCTAGATCTATCGGAGAGTATgaagaacaaatattttgtgaTTCGAAAAATTTAAGTCTGCCCACATTAAGAGTGACATGGGAAGCTAAGGTAACTATAAATAATGCCTTCTTATATATTGTAGAATAATAtgttaacaatattttatatttatagaatcaATTGCAAGCACTTCTGCTAAGTGCGGGATTTCCGGAAGAAACTCTTTCCCCTAAACCGTTAAATTATCACGCTGGTGCAGATACTCGTCTTGACACAATTACTGCATTATTATGTATGGGTCTTTATCCAAATGTTTGCTatcataaagaaaaaagaaaggttcTTACTACTGAATCTAAAGCAGCGTTGATTCACAAAACGTCAGTGAATTGCAGTAATTTTGAGCAAAATTTCCCATTTCCATTATTCGTATTCGGGGAAAAGGTAAGATTACTCtcttttaatgtaataaatttaaatgatcTTAGGattatgttaatttatttttattcacagATTCGTACAAGAGCAGTATCTTGCAAACAAATGACTATGGTATCACcgattcatttattattatttggttCTCGAAAAGTCGAGTACGTCGATAATGTAGTAAAACTGGATAACTGGATCAACTTAGATATGGATCCGACTCATGCAGCAGCAATAGTAGCTTTACGACCCGCATTAGAAAGTCTCGTTGTGAAAGCTGCAAAAGAACCTGAAACTATTCTGGAATTAAGTCCTAATGAACAAAAAGTACTATTCTATATATCAATGTTTTTTGCTGTATTACTCTTCTcttaaatattacgaaattttgcttttgctttgctttctttttagGTGTTAAATGTAATCAAATCGCTTTGCGGAATGAATGCTTGCCGTTATGAACTGGACCAGATTACAGGTGGTTTCTATTCAAAAAGACCACCGAGGGGATATTCGACTGGTTTTCATTCGGGAAGCGATAATCCCGCAAAATTAATGCGCGGAGCTGGCGGTTATCGTGGAAGCCTTTATGGTGAAAGCAGTAGTAGATATTCAAGAGGCAGTTACAGTGGATACAGAGGCGGTGATTATAGTGGATACGGAATGAGTAATTCACGTGGAAGAGGCAGTGGAAGTTGGGGTGGTAGAGGAGGTTTTCGTGgtcgttattaattataattttaaataatctttaatGTGTAAAATTAGCAAAACTTTATTATGATGTGTATGCGATATGTTTAACGTAGTTGTACattatcttttaattgaaaatgtaacatatatttatttttatatcttttcattcaaaatgttgttgcttttctttttatttaacaatatttgttatcccactaaataacagtataaataaagccttcaaaaatatttaacaatttggacgtatttatacatattgttaatatataatagcGCGTTTTTAAAGAAGTGCTGCGATAACTTGAAAGTACGATTCATTAAAGAGATATGCAATACCTATCTCACGTAAATATTACAGTCAAATTATGCATTCTTATAGCGCTACATATTATCAGATATTAAAACTACAGATTAGGATTCTGTAGAAACAGAATGAAGACTCGGCCATCTAACGGGCATGATGGAAACGGAAAAATGTTTCCATCTCTTGTGATTTCATAGGTTTATTTGTGAACACGTCAGGAGACGACCATACGTTTGTAGTATTGGTCGGTGCGTGGTCGGTACGTGGTCGGTACTgagtagaaaaaaaaatggcgAAAATTTGCGTATAAAGACGATCGTCAACAGAGTTGACAGAAACTAATGAAATTGGCTAATGTCAAATTGAACAACGTAATGCATGAAAAATGTTCCCTCTAGTCCGCGCCGCTTTGGTGCGTTTCATATGATCGGGTACAACGTTTTACACAAGTGTTCAATCAAGTGAGAAAAACAAcgggaaaaaaaaggagaagcaaGAGTTTAGTGGTTGCGAAACGTCACAGATCACAACACGGAACGGGCCACTTCAAGGCAAGACGTTCCACCTTCTACCTCGTTGTCCCTCTGGGGAACCTTCCGATACTTAAAAATAGTGATAATGCAAATGATCATGTACGACGGGATTCACCAGTTCTGTAATGTGAATTCGTGATGACCTGATTTAATCTTCTCGTTTTAAAAGTGTATTCGATCTTGAATTGTGTATCGTGAAAGGTTATGTGCAGTTATGCGTCTGACATTTGGATTTCTTACAAACATTCGTCAAGAATTCTTTAGCCGTATTTGACAATTAGTACGACATAAAGTaacgattaatattaaacCGCGTAAAGAATATGCGATTCATGTTTTTTAACCATGTCTTGCTATTTGaagcttttttaaaaaattctctcgATTACCATACGAAGTAAAGTCAAAGTACTGACTATTAAGAGTTGAGTGCAACGATCGTTTCTACGTGTTTATATTAATTCCCTTATATAAATTGCCCCTTGTTTAAATGCgcaataatgaaaatttactttcttctGTAGTTGTGCAATACTGTTTTTGACTTGTCATTcctattttgtaatatatgcACCTTACTTGGCAGAATGCCTAAAAACTACTTTAGGACATTACTGTGATacattaatgaaaaattaaaaatataaaataggactcaaacaaaaaatttaaattattaaaattaaatatttattcgaaatttttgtattttaggTATAAAAAATGAGTCAAATAGAGATGGATCAAGAAACTGTATATGGGACCCATGAGGATAGTCATGTGGTCATGTCAGAGAAAGTACAATCTCTGGCTGGTAGTATTTAtcaagaatttgaaaaaatgataGCACGTTATGACGAAGATGTGGTCAAGGACCTAATGCCCCTCCTAGTCAATGTCCTAGAATGTCTAGACATATCTTATACCGAAAACCAAGAGCGTGAAGTTGAATTAGAGTTATTAAGAGAAGACAATGAACAACTTGTTACACAATATGAAAGGGAAAAACAATTAAGAAAAACATCTGATCAGgtataattcaaatttttgtaatgcTTTCTAATCTTGATGTTTCACTTAGAATTATATACAACATTCTTTGAGAAAAAGTAACCTTTATGACTTTGATTAGAAATTGCTGGAGCTTGAAGATGTAGCAGAAGATGAGAGAAAAGaacttttatcaaaaattgatAGTTTGGAATCAATTGTAAGAATGCTGGAATTGAAAACAAAGAATTCACATGATCACGGTACAATTGCTAATGGCTCTCTCAGTTCATCCCTTCACAGAATATCCCTCTACAGTAGAGTAGaaagtttttgttttatttttatctaattGATTAATAGTATAAACATGTATCTGTGGGACTTCAAGTATTTGCATGTATACTTCTAAaagtttgttttattattaagtgctttatttattgttatgaGGTATTTAACATATGATTTacttttatgttgtatatagtatatctcgtttaaatgtatatataccattatttttctaactattaaaaatacgaaaaattttttaataattacgaaaataataacatacattTAAATTGGACATATTGTATGTTTCTAGTAAAATCTAGAGAGTGTTCTGTAatatactacaatccttataataaaattgttaaggCAGACATGGAATatcattttcatcattttttagTTGTTCGtcttgaagaaaaagaagctgaATTGAAGCGTGAATATACTCGACTGCATGAGAGATATACAGAACTATTTAAAACGCATGTAGATTATATGGAAAGGACAAAGATGTTAGTTGGAAGCACAGAGAGATTAGAAAATTCATCTAGTGGCCGTGGTCCATCTCGTTTACCATCTCTTGGTTTAACTCACATGTCTCGAAGTTCTGGACCATTGAGTTATGGATTTCAGAGCTTAGAAGCTAGCATAAATGCAGAAGATGTTGACCAAGAAAGTCCACCAAATGTTGTTGCTAATTTAAGAACTGAAATGTTGGACAGTAGCAGCGAAGCTGCTATTGAAACATCTGATAAAAGTCAATTAACAGATAAACCAGTACAAGCAAACAAAACAACTGCAATTTCTAGACGTATGTTGTTTTCCTTCTGCGAAAATTTCGTTCTGTAATATTATGTtcctacttttattttttaatttgtagatGAGAGTCCAGAAACTGAAATACCTCCACCTTTGGTTACACCGACATCACCGACTGTAGAAAAGTTAGCTACTCCTGGTGGAAGAAGCAGAACAGAGAGAGAACAACGAAGTGGTAACACATTGTACCAGGAACTCAGTTTTCAAGATGCTGATGCATTAGGTGAAATGGATGAAGGAGCAGATATTACTGGTAACTGTTGTTAAACAGTTTAatgtttgatataattttagaGTTTTATAACTAATACTGTCCTTGTCCTTAAAATCTTAGGTAGTTGGGTACATCCTGGGGAATATGCCTCGTCGGgtatgtttcataaaataaccAAACGTTTATACAAATATCATTACTTATTTGTTAATCCTTTGAGTTCTCAAATTCATTCTCTCATATGCAAAACTAAGAAGAAACGTACATTACGATGAATATAGTCATTGACGAATTGAATAGTACaatattcgttttatattaatcaagCATGCTCAACTTTCCTATATactaatattgataaaataaatatccaaataaaatcaatattgCATGCCAAATTCTTAAGTTAACAATTAGGTCTTACACTTAATTCTTTGGAACTCTGAGggttaatattaaaattataattataaaatattaatgaaataaaaattttacaatactATCTAGATCACATAAATagtaacaattatataaaaaggaTAGTAGTAAAAAATAGTTAACTTTAGATTGgtgttgtaaaatatttgttaatattattcgttGTTCAAAATTAACTATTTTCTAGCACTGTCCTTCCtttagaaattacaagtttTCTGTTTGAATTATATGGAAAAGTATGTACTAAtgtgattttatatttcattgctTACCTCCTTACTTCTGCTGGCTGTGGTCATATTTTGACTAATAATCGCATGATATAAATAACCTCGTATGCAGTCAATGACAACTTCTTTGGtaagatatattaatatatgtattgcTAGCAATGAAAGCATTTATGTTTTGttgtattaattatgaaaaataatattttattagggATGGGAAAAGAAGTGGAGAACCTTATTATGGAAAACAATGAATTGCTAGCTACAAAGTGAGTActcttatatattttataataatattgtagtatatttattataacattttatatatcatatttatttttcagaaatgcGCTTAACATTGTAAAAGACGATTTAATCGTGAAAGTAGATGAACTCACAAGGTAAAATCTCGTTTTTGAGGTGATACAATAAATAAgtgttattttgtaaatatgcaatatatacataagtaAATATGTTTCTCAGTGAACAAGAAATATTACGCGAAGAAATTCGGGGTTTGCAACAAACTAAAGAACGTTTACGGCAGAAGGTCGCTACTCTTGaagaagaattgaaaaaaGTTAAGGAAGAGGCAGAAGCAGCAACAAAAGCAGCCAAGAGCGACGATGAAGAAGATGTATCATTAGCACAGAGGAAGAGGTTTACCAGAGTTGAGATGGCTAGGGTGCTTATGGAGAGAAATCAATATAAGGAACGTTTCATGGAACTTCAAGAAGCAGTTAGATGGACAGAGATGATAAGAGCAACAAAGACTGATCCTTCTAGTATATCAAGTGGAAAAGTATCTGTATGGAAGTTGTTAGTATCATTTCACatagaaagaaactgaaatatcgaatgtgataacaatttattactttcttttgTCTTGTTTGTAGTTTTAGTAGTCTCTTCACAGGACCTGCGGATCGAGGAGCCTTAGTTCGTGGACCACACACATTACCTCATATGAGGTATAGTGCACCAACCAATCAAGTTGTCCCAGCACCACCTCTGGATACCATGCGTAGACGTACGTTGAAAGGTCGCCATGAGTTTTTCGACCAGGGAGACACCATGTGAGAAATCAATCAAATTCTATACACGCACTTagatattataacaatttgACACTGAAGTCTGACAAATTATTCTCTATCTTTCATatagagatttgtttcttttaccATCACGCCCTCTTCTAActacaattttaataactgTGATTGTTTTTACAACGAAAATTTTTACAGAGAGATATACACAATCACTATATAAACTTTATATGTAaagtttactttaatatttttaccaaaGCTATTGCAACAACAAGAGATTTTTTCTCTTGGTGGGGTAGAATTTCGATATCTTGActtataacttttttttttgttgaatCGATATCATCTTTCCAGATTAGAGTCCTCTTTGGTCAGTTGGGATCCATAATCTTTTGTCACGACTCTCAATTACTCTTGATCATTCTTAAGAAATGTGAGtcatttctaaataatttgttgccTGAGAAATTTGCAAATGTGATGGTTTTTAACAAATTGTCATTACGATTTTCCTCTTACCTGccattttttatgaaaaaaaattgtggGTGTATATTCTATGCGCAGTATAAAGTATTGAAGGACTGAGGATTATGGTCCGTGGCATACAGATCCCTTTTGATAATCTTATTCTCATTAATACATCTATCTATTTctcgtaatattaataaagttataaataatcgTCTGTACTGAAACGGAAAATTGCTTACATATACctattatataaatcaatCTACCATTTACTATTTCAGAATAGTACTGACTTATTTAACAAAGTAAATTGTCTGTTATCTTTGCAAAGTCGTGCTGGAAAAGCAAtagttttgtaaataaaagtttgtacatttttaaaagaaagataatatATGATCATTATTgatcaataaataaatgaagttTTGACTATGTTATAAACTTGGCTTTTATTTCACTCTTGCTCTGCGCTTTGATTTTTCGTTCGGGTTTCGTCCTTGCCTGTCCTTCATGGCGTTGTCAAGAGATACCTGGTTATTCTGGTTTTCGGTGGGGTGCTTATTGGCCAGCAGGTAAATCTGTTCTGCTCTATGTCTAACATTTCGCTTCTACAcgtggatatatatatatatatatataaatcttattgtataaataacgAACCTGAACATTGTTATACAAGATGATGGAAAGAACGATTGGATTAAAGCTTCATTCGAATTCAAGAAAGTGTTCTGTGATCAAGAGAGTCTTCATAGGAATATATGGTTGAACAAATAACAGCATTCAGTAAATCTACTAACtttataattcaaaattctGTCTTGATCATgtgtattacaaaaataatcataaataattaatgttcTTTTGATACATTCTTACAGATCTTCTGAGAAACTCGTAGCAAGACGTGCAAATGAACGAAGAGAGCAATATCGTCAAGTTCGTGCACATGTTAGGAAAGAGGATGGGCGATTACATGCTTATGGTTGGAGTTTACCTGGAAAACCAAGTGCTCCAGTTAGACAACCCGTTCCTGTTCCAGTTTATTGCAGACCTTTACAGGAATCTGAACCTGGCATGAAGGTGCATTTAtctgttattaatatataaaatatgtgtaATTGTTTTTGTGTAATCAGATCTAAACACATAGTTTGTgctatattctattttgtcttttattatttagatatGGTGTGGTGCTGGTGTAAACCTAAGTGGTGGTAAAACACGAGATGGCGGTTGTATGGTTGGAGGAAGTGTGTTTTATGCTGCTGAAGCTCAAGAAGTAAGtacgaatacaaaaaatgaAGTGGAAGATGCTGTTGAACATTTGGATAAGGAGCTTCAAGAGAATGAAAATCAAAGGGTCGAGGCAGAACAATTAGAACAACATCTTAGCTCATTGGTGTGGATCTGCACATCGACTCAGAAGATGTCAAAAGTTACTGTGATAGATGCTAACAATCCAGCGGATATTTTGGAAGTCTTTAGCGTTTGTCAAGGACATTTACTTTGCATTGCAAGTGTACCTGGAGCCAAAGAGAGTGATTACACTCAAGCTATGAACGAAGATCCAGTTCGAACTGCTAATGGAGTGAATGAGAACGATAATCACGAAGTAAATACGACTTCAAATACTGAACAGAACactcaaaaaaataaacaggaAATTCAAGCCTCGGtggaaaaaaacaaaaatgaatctgaaaatgtatcagaagaacaaaataatgaaaatgttaaaaaatcgGATGATGTTAATCAAAGTATTACTACTGAACCACAAAGTTCGGAAAATGTAGATAgcgaaacaataaatttagGGAAGGTATA
This Bombus pascuorum chromosome 1, iyBomPasc1.1, whole genome shotgun sequence DNA region includes the following protein-coding sequences:
- the LOC132915558 gene encoding JNK-interacting protein 3 isoform X2, producing the protein MSQIEMDQETVYGTHEDSHVVMSEKVQSLAGSIYQEFEKMIARYDEDVVKDLMPLLVNVLECLDISYTENQEREVELELLREDNEQLVTQYEREKQLRKTSDQKLLELEDVAEDERKELLSKIDSLESIVRMLELKTKNSHDHVVRLEEKEAELKREYTRLHERYTELFKTHVDYMERTKMLVGSTERLENSSSGRGPSRLPSLGLTHMSRSSGPLSYGFQSLEASINAEDVDQESPPNVVANLRTEMLDSSSEAAIETSDKSQLTDKPVQANKTTAISRHESPETEIPPPLVTPTSPTVEKLATPGGRSRTEREQRSGNTLYQELSFQDADALGEMDEGADITGSWVHPGEYASSVNDNFFGMGKEVENLIMENNELLATKNALNIVKDDLIVKVDELTSEQEILREEIRGLQQTKERLRQKVATLEEELKKVKEEAEAATKAAKSDDEEDVSLAQRKRFTRVEMARVLMERNQYKERFMELQEAVRWTEMIRATKTDPSSISSGKVSVWKFFSSLFTGPADRGALVRGPHTLPHMRYSAPTNQVVPAPPLDTMRRRTLKGRHEFFDQGDTIDTWLFWFSVGCLLASRSSEKLVARRANERREQYRQVRAHVRKEDGRLHAYGWSLPGKPSAPVRQPVPVPVYCRPLQESEPGMKIWCGAGVNLSGGKTRDGGCMVGGSVFYAAEAQEVSTNTKNEVEDAVEHLDKELQENENQRVEAEQLEQHLSSLVWICTSTQKMSKVTVIDANNPADILEVFSVCQGHLLCIASVPGAKESDYTQAMNEDPVRTANGVNENDNHEVNTTSNTEQNTQKNKQEIQASVEKNKNESENVSEEQNNENVKKSDDVNQSITTEPQSSENVDSETINLGKVYFVKANFEASNSQLDEKEDKTEEKENKVEEDAPIEKMSSIQPTMWLGAQNGTVFVHSAVAKWSVCLHSVKLKDAALAIVHVQGRVLVALADGTVTLFRRGPDGQWDLSQYHVITLGSPQHSIRCMTAVSGKTVWCGYRNKIHVIDPVLMTVECTVDAHPRRESQVRQLAWLGEGVWVSIRLDSTLRLYHAHTYQHLQDVDIEPYVSKMLGTGKLGFSFVRITALLISSNRLWIGTGNGVIISVPLSESAGGSMAVSRVQVGNAKSDAPGVGIRIFASDRGVTPGSYIPYCSMAHAQLSFHGHRDAVKMFVAVPGHGGQSAVSDGTQPAMLVLSGGEGYIDFRVGDGEDTEDTMERSNSAVAANAEEHGEQSHLIVWQVQCPLPVPMNG